GtcatcaccatctttctaaattccatatatatgtgtgtgtgtgcaatatactgtattggtgtttttctttctgacttacttcacgctgTAAAATTAGGcttcagttttatccacctcattagaactgactcaaatgtgttctttttaatagctgagtaatattccatcgtgcaTATGTAccattcttatccattcatctgctgatggacatgtaggttgcttccatgtcctagctatgtaaacagtgctgcaatgaacattggggtacatgtgtctctttcaattctggattccttggtgtgtatgtccagcaaggggattgctgggccatacggcagttctatttccagttttttaaggaatctccacactgttctccatagtggctgtactagtttgcattcccaccaacagtgtaagagtgttcccttttcatCACACTCTCTCCAGTATCTATTGTTTAGCTACGTCagatatcttttcatgtgtttaagcACTTTGCTACAGATAAGCCTGTTTGCAGGACACAgggatagagacacagacatagagaatggacatgtggacacaacAAGGGACAGAGAGTGAGAGGAATTGGGAGAGATGGATCGACATAcactaccgtgtgtaaaatagatagcaagtgTGAAGCTCCTGTACAGCACAAggggctcagcttggtgctctctgATGACCCAGATGGGtggaatgggggaggggtgctgggagggaggtccaagagggaagggatatatgtagacatataactgattcacttcattgaaCAGCAGAAAgtagtacaacattgtaaagcaattatactccaataaaataaaatgtaaacccTCCCCCAAAGCACTTTTCATCTAGTTTCTTATGAAGTGTTCATTCcaaacttttttccatttttctattggcttgtttgatttttcttatcaattttatagagttatttatatatcctcttcttaatattcattttctTGAAAGTATGTTTTGATGGATGGAATTTCCCATTTTAATTTAGAGCAAacttttttgctttatatttagtGCCTTATATGTTAAAGAAATAGTGGTTTCTATTCCAACAACTTAAATATACTTCACAGTGTTATCTATAGGAActttattattttactgtttgCATTTACATCTATAATTTATTTGGAAGAGATTTTTGTTTAAGGTATGAGGTGGAGGTGATGCTTATTTTCTTTATAGGAATATAAAATTAACCTAGCAACTTTCATTGAAGAGACCCATCTTTTCTCCACTGTTATATGGCTCCATATAGAGTGTCCATATATGTAGTGTATAAGTTTTGGATTCTTTTCTGCTTTAATACTACATTTGTCTAATTCTGGGAAAAAATCACATTGTCataattattgtagctttgtaacaGTTCTGTTATTGAATAGAGTAAAacaactttatttctaaaaaattattGTGACATTAGAATAACtagttaatacacacacacacacacacaccaatctACACAGGAATTCTGAGGTTTCAGTGGGATTACACTGGACAATCCCGGGGAGAATGTTTCACAAGACTTTACTGAATTATTCAGTCCATGAATATGATTTATACCTCCATTTACTTGGTTTCTTTAGTTTCAAtgctgttttatagttttcagagtagaaGCATTTTATACCTTTGtgaaatttattcttaaatatgtggtttttcatgtattttaaacaGTAATCCTTTAAATCTACTCTTACGGTTGTTggtggaaaagatgaaaaatattctttctgtGGTGACATACCATAAATCTTATTTGTTGATTCATTTCAGTCTTCTACTTAATCTATAAGGCTTTCAATAAATAATAgtatttacttttcttctttcctttccatttattctctctgtgtgtgttacTTCCCTTTGGGTGCCTGGATTGGCTGGGTTCTTCTTTGCGGTGTTGAATAAAATTGGTTTTATAAAACTCATTAGGAAGTGTTCCTTATTTTCCTGTTCTCTCAAAGAGTTTGTGTAGTTGGAGCCTATAgtttggaaattaaagcaaattgTTCTGTGCTTTCTTTCTGTCCGTCTCCCTTCCTActgtccttctcttccttcctttttctctctccctgcgttcctttcttcattttgtctatctttcttcccttctacttTTATGTCTTTGTGTTGGTTTGTACATATGAATATAATGTATTTGATAATTATGGGATTATTgagccttttttctcttttattactaTTCAAAACTGTGAGTTTTAGATATTTTCACATCTTAtctgaattttcaaaaaaattggtACCctggttttaaaaattgttttcttttacatCTTCAAAAGTGTCTGCTGAATTAGTAATGATGTCATTTCTTCATtcctaattttgattttttatgcATTTCCTCAACTATAATTGATAATTCTTTCAAGTCAAGTTTACTAGTCTTTCTAATGAGTTAACGTTTgtctttttaatcttatttattaGTTAATAGTTTTTAAACAAATCTTTTTGCACTAACATTTATtactttatctcatttttttttcctgggggaggggaagatgtgttctttacttatttttctaaattctggAGGTAAATACTTAACTAACTTGTTTTCAgagtttcttttatttcctattaGACTCATTTTTTGGGCttccaagagagttccagaaaaacacctatttctgctttattgactatgcaaaagcctttgtgtggatcacaataaactgtggaaaattctgaaagagatgggattaccagtccacctgatctgcctcttgagaaatttgtatgcaggtcaggaagcaacagttagaactggacatggaacaacagactggttccaaataggaaaaggagtacgtcaaggctgtatattgtcatcctgcttatttaacttctcttcagagtacatcatgagaaacgctggactggaagaaacacaagctggaatcaagattgccgggagaaatatcaataacctcagatatgcagatgacagcacccttatggcagaaagtgaagaggaactcaaaagcctcttgatgaaagtgagagtggagagtgaaaaagctggcttaaagctcaacattcagaaaacgaagatcatggcatctggtcccatcacttcatgggaaatagatggggaaacagtggaaacagtggcagactttatttttctgggctccaaaaacactgcagatggtgactgcagccatgaaattaaaagatgcttactccttggaaagaaagttatgaccaacctagatagcatattcaagagcagagacattacttggccaacaaaggttcgtctagtcaaggctatggtttttcctgtggtcatgtatggatgtgagagttggactgtgaagaaggctgagcaccaaagaattgatgcttttgaactgtggtgttggagaagactctagagagtcccttggactgcaaggagatccaaccattccattctgaaggagatcagccctgggatttctttggaaggaatgatgctaaagctgaaattccagtactttggccacctcatgtgaagagttgactcattggaaaagactctgatgctgggagggatggaggcaggaggagaaggggaggacagaggatgagatggctggatggcatcactgactcaatggacgtgagtctgggtgaactccgggagttggtgatggacagggaagcctgccgtgctgcgatttatgggatcacaaacaatcggatacgactgagcaactgatctgatctgatttgagtggtaaagcatccgtctaccaatgcaggagatgcaggtttgatctctgggtcaggaaaatcccctagagaaggaaatggcaacccactgcagtgttcttggctgggaaatcccatggacagaggagcctagtgggctataaaggccatggggttacaaaatagtcagacatgacagtgactaagTAACAAACATTCATTTTCTACTAAAATTTCTCTCTAAGCCCAGTTTTAGCTTTAtctctatttttcatttgttggagaagaaaatggcaagaagAGGAAATATATAAAGACTttataacagaagaaaaacaaacaaaagtgtaagactttatttgtGGAGGGTGGAAGTAGGGTAAGGCATAATAGAAGCTGCAAGGTGGTGACAGAGGCACAATTGTATGTACATAATTAATATTACAACTTTACTAACATCATTTTTCTACCATTGTTCAGTTTTACTAACTTTCAGGGGAaaataacaaaggaaacaatTAATACTGTTTACAAAAAGCTCAAATGCTATTAAACTCCTAAATCCAGTCACCTTAAGATGTAAATATTTCTACAAGATATGAAATAAGGCACACAATATCTTTCCTTCAGTGCATTATTTCATACTCTTTACCCAATTCTAATCCTTCTTTCGTATGTCTTGAGGCTTGCCTGGTgtctcaaacggtaaagaatctgcctgcaattcaggcgatgagttcaatccctgggtcaggaaaattcctctggagaagagaatgcttacccactccagtattcttgcctggagaattccatggacagaggagcctggcaagctaatCTTATGTCAGAAGATTTTTGTGAGGGAATAAAAGGtatgtgcttttgaactgtggtgttggagaagactcttgagagtcccttggactgcaaggagatccaacctgtccatcctaaaggagatcagtcctgggtattcattggagggactgatgttgaagctgaaactccaatactttggccacctgatgcagagagctgactcatttgaaaagaccctgatgctgggaaagattgagggcaagaggagaaggggacaacagaggatgatatggttggatggcatcaccgacacaatgaacatggggtttgggtggactccgggagttggtgatggacagggaggcctggcgtgctgtggttcatgggatcgcaaagagttggacatgactaagccactgaactgaactgaaaggtgatGTATAATATTGTCAGCAGAGACAGGAAAGCACTAAATTTTACTACCgtttctgttttttcccttgtgtgtcagttgctcagtcatgtccaactctttgtgatcccttggagtGTAGTGCTCCAGACTCCAaaacccatgggatttcccaagcaagaatactggagtgagttgccatttccttctccatgggatcctccctCTTAGAGTCTTGTAATCTTCATTATCTACCCTTGAGTACCCAAGAATTAGAGCTGGTGCTAGAAAGTTTAGAATTCAAGTTCAGCAATAGTAGATCATAATGCCAGAACTATAGAATCCCTATGTATAAACCAGgacaaaaaatacatttatatgacATTAAGGGATTGAAGGTTAACATTTCTTAGATTCCCTCAAATCAGAAGAAtaaagagataatttttttttccagggaatcatggattttttaaaaagagaatctaATAAAACTTCCAATTCCAGTTGATTGTTCTTCAAGCTTTCATACTGTCACTTTACCAGGCACAAAGGTTATTTTATAACCTCACATATAACCTCTCTTACTCCTTTCACCATCTCACGCATCCCTTACTCCAGCTATAGTAACCATGTACAATCCTTGGTGTATCAGGCTATGTCACATTTCATTGACTTCAGAGACCTGtgccctgggcctggaagatccttACGTTTTCACATGTTACATATTATTCTTAGTTCAAGTAGTTAGCTCTTCAAACAATTCTTTGAGTCTGCAATTTGATCTAGATATTTTCTTCAGTGTCATATAGCCTTCTGGATATAATTCTTTGGTAACACTCCTATTCACTgccattattatatatatttaactttatgtCCCTGACACTAGACTATATAAACTAGACTATAGAGGACAAGGATGTTTCTTATATAAACTTGTATTACCACCACTAAGGAAAAGTGTAATGTTACTCACAATAAAATgttgaaggaagggaggaagaaagtaaGGTTATTTCTATCTAggacattgcatgatcagacttGCTACTTTGTGTTTGGAAATAGTTGGTAGAAAGCTTTACGGATTTGTTTGGTCTTCACACTATATATAATAGGGTTCAGCACTGGGGGAAATAGAAAATGGAGATTTGACATCAGTGTATGGACATATGGAGGAGCACTATGCCCAAACCGATGTACCAAAGCCAAGATGACCCAGGGGATGTAGAAGATGGCAACAGCCCCAATGTGAGAGATGCAAGTGCCAAAAGCCTTTCGCCTTTCCTCTGGGGAGGCGATGCTAAGGATGGACTTGATGATCAGCATGTAGGAGAGGAAAATGCAGGGAATATCTATACCTGAGGTCAGAATgagagcaactaaaccacagaTACTGTTGACCTTGATACTTGAGCAAGAACACTTAATCACATCAGGGTGGTAGCAATAGGAGTGAGAAAGCACATTAGGACCACAGAAGGATAACCTCTTAAGGAGCAGGAGCAAGGGCATCAGGTTGACCAGCATTCGTACAAAAATTACCACACCAGCTTTGATGATTCTAGAGTTGATTAGAATCATAGCATATCTTAGGGGGTTGCGGATGGCAACAAAGCGGTCAAAAGCCATGGCCAAAAGCACAGAAGATTCCATGAGGGTGAATCCATGCAGAAAGAACATCTGCAGAATGCAAGCATCCAGGCTGATGACCCTGGCATTGAACCAGAGGACACCAAGTGTTGTGGGAAGAGAGGAAATAGTTATGCCAATGTCGGTGGTGGAGAGCATGGACAGGAAGTAGTACATGGGCTCCTGGAGGCTGGAGTTTGTGATCACTACATATAGGACGGTGGTATTCCCCAAAAGGGCAATCACACAAAGGCAGCAAAAGGGGATAGAAAACCAGATGTGAAAATCTTCTAGCCCTGGAACTCCAGTCAAGAAGAAAGTTGGGGAAGTGGCATTACCAATTGACAGCATGGTGGCCTAAGTGAAATGGTATTCTTCACTTAGTTCCTGCAATGATACATTTCATTGAGTCGAAACTACTGTCTGTCAGATATTCTGATAATTGTTCTAATTATTATACCTCATGTAGTCCCTACAGAGTTAGAAGTAGCTTTTatctattatctttattttacagataaatttCAGCTAGATTAAATTAACCCATTAAACAAGTAAAAGACAGTGTGACTCAAACTTGTCATTTTTCCTAACTGTCATACTTAGCATATGCTATGAACAGCAGGACTGAAGCTAGGGTGAGGCAAGTAAGACATTTGCCTTGGGAATGGAATATAAGGATGGtgctaaaaaaaaacaactcacagCAATTGGATAGATACCATTTTTATGCAATATTTAAAAAAGTCAAAATCAATGCAAAAATATCCATGACAAACAGAACATCAAAATTCTGAACCAGAGCTGTGTCAAACCACACTGGAGtccaaagcaaaatgaaaaatgtacaTCACTATGTACATGTTTTTATGCATTTTTTGATACTTAACGTTTTGCAGAACATTAACATAACTTGAAAATGTTGACAAATGAAAAGTAATTGTATTAAATCtcacattattattttatatttaaatattttatttatataataatagaattataattttacttcagctaattataaattatttataattctcACGAATCTCCAATATGGCAATTTTCTCAACTGAAAATGAgataaatgggacttccctggtggtccaatggttaagatttcatgtttccaatgcagggggattGGGGTTTGATCCTtaaatccctggctggggaactaagatcccataggccacacagtatggccaaaaagaaaagaaagaaaataaggtaaGCAAAAAAGtaggtttaaaaatatattgttgatAAGTTCGCTTTCATTAAAACTAAGggttcacatttttttcttttgcactaAACTGTAATATGACTTGGCATGgtacagaattttatttaaaactttgacGTTTTATTGATCATGGACTAAAAAattagattagattagattaaaatactgcattaaaacattatttatcaTAATTGCTAAATTTTTTGGTGTCCCCTTAAGTTTTTCACTCCCCTCCCTGTAGTACTGACCTTTAGCAGTTGCTATCCTTGGATGACCTCTCATTCCaactttctctgctgctgctgctgctgcttcagtcgtgtctgactctgtgtgaccccagattctccaggcaagaacaatggagtgggttgccattccttctccaatgcatgaaagtgaaaagagaaagtgaagtcgctcagtcgtgtccgactcttaaatgatgctaaaaagaattttaatgatTCTGAGTTTCAGGAAAAGTTTCAATACTTAActtgtattttaaacttttagaGCACTGCTGGAGGGTTTCTTTTTCCCCTCCCATTTCCAGCCCCTTCCCCACTATTTCCCCAATcctagaaagagaaaggaaagaaatatttctttctctttcatatttctaCTCCAGCTTTCCCCACCTCTCTGTGACCTTGGTGCTTCTCCCCCACATCTTCTCTTTTTGTCATCTCCATACCTGCTATTCACTGGAGGAAAAAGTTCCCTGCCTTTACAAGACCCCATCAAAGAGATAAGTGAAAACTCCTGACTGATGGAACTGCTTTCTGGGGCACTTGGCTGGGGAAAATCTACAATTTCAGCCTTTTCAAGCAGGAGCAAATAGCCATTTAAATAGCTTTTCCCGCATGACAACCCTGCCAAGAGCAGAATCCCTAGCTGCAGAGGGGCCTCCTAACCCACCCCAGAGAAAATGCATGAATTTTTTCAGGCAGTTGATACACTTGAGGAAAACCTCTTGAGTGTAATATTTTTGCAAAGACATTAAGCACAGCTTTCTTGCTGTGAATTACACCCTTGGAAGGGGGAAGAGATGGAAGTGACGTAACGATCAACACAGGACTGCACAGGCAGGTCTCACTACATATATCATCTGATATTCTTACTTTAGCATCTCATTACTTACATTCtgcatttaaaggaaaaaaaatccccaagcatccagtatcctgcattgaacctgagGGATGGtgcagggaagggggagggggggtTTGGGATGCGGGGCACGTgtgtgcctgtggcggattcatgttgatgtgttgCGGagccaatacaacattgtaaagttaaaaaataaaataaaatataaaaaaagaaatataaaaaaagtcATTGACAGAAAGAAGCACTAGTAAGTATTATTTCAAAGACGTCAGGAAggattaaaaggaacaaaaaagatcAAAACAAACTGCAAAAACAAGTCTtcaataaatagaattttttggCATGTTCAGAAATAATGATAACTATCATTTTTGAGCAGCTCCTATGTGCTGTATTTTATAGCTTAATTAATTCACACGTTTGTGGCTGTTTTCACTGAcaaattcatttaaataattatgGTGAGTATGTACTATGTTCTGACCTGTTCTGACAGTGACATCTAATAATGGGGGAAGCAGATACATTACATTTACTTAAaccaatttcttatttttatttggctgtgctaggtcttagttgtggcatgcaggatcttcgatctGCCTTGTGTCACACAGGATCTTCTCATTGCctgtgtgggatctttagttgaagcaggtgggatctagttccctgaccagggattgaacctggggcctctACACTGGGaatgtagagtcttagccactggaccaccagggagagtgaaaagtggtagtcactcagtcatgtccaattctttgcaaccccatggactgtagcccagcagactcttctgtccatggaattctccaagcaaggatactggagtgggttgccatgccctcctccaggggatcttcctgacccaggatcaaacccaggtctccttcattgcatggggattctttgctgtctgagccaccagggaagtccctacttaaACTATTTTGGATTAAATATGTTGAGCTGAGGAGTCtagcctggattatccaggtggactTGATGTAATAACAAAGGTTTTTATAAGAAGGAGGCACAAAGCTCAGAGGTGGAGTAGGACACAGAACTATGGAAGGAGAGATTGGAGATCTGTAAGGAAAGGGACATAAGCTAAGGAATGCAGACAAgctctagaaactggaaaaggcaaggaaacagattttcagctagagcctccagaaagaatACAACTCTGCTGAAACCTTGCTTTTTAGCCCCACAACTTTTATTTTAGACCTTGACCTCCaaactgtaagataatacatttgtggtattttaagccactgaatttATACtaatttatggtaatttgttaagCAGTATGAAAATGCTAATTCAGAACTCACCCACAAGGCAGTGTGAGTAAAGGTTACTCCACTGGTGTCCAAATGCCTTTTCTGCTGTTGGCAAATAGCTACACTGCTTTTGGCACCTAAAGCTAAGATCTCTCCTTTTTAATcatctccttttttaaaatctcagttttatttatttatttattttgctttacaatattgtattggttttgccatacactgacatgagtccaccatgggtgtacttgtgttccccatcgtgaacccccctccttcctcctccccatcccatccctctgggtcattccagtgcaccagccccgagcacccagtatcatgcatccaacttggactggcgatttacttcacatgtgataatttacacgtttcaatgccattctcctatatcatcccaccctagccctctcccacagagtccaaaagactgttctatacatctgtgtctcttttgttgtccctcatacagggttattgttatcatctttctaaattccatatatatgcgttagtatactgtattggtgtttttctttctggcttactgcactctgtataataggctccagttacatccacctcattagaattgattcaaatgtattatttttaatgactgagtaaaccattgtgtatatgtaccacagctttcttattcattccaCTTGGAGGGTTCTATTTGGAGATGAGGCTAAAAATGCCCCCAAAATCAAttatatgaattatttaaaatttaatacttGCTAATAAATACATAGTTTAGAAAGGCTATTTCatgtttaattatataatttaatccaCAAAATAAcactatataatttatttataattatcatTCTAAtttaacagaaaaggaaactgaagtccCAGTGTGTTAAAGCAATTTATTCAAATTTATACAGCTGGTAAATTGTGGCATGTAACCCTAACATTAAATATGTTTCCGCTCAATTACTGCTCCTCATCATGTTTGAAGGAGTGCATACTTCAGAGGTAtaacaacaaatataaataataaaattttcctttttgctaTCACTTTCTACATGAGTTCATACTGAAAGTATAACCATTTTGGAATCTGACTGATTGGTGTTTAAATCTTAACTCTGTCATCACTAGTTTGTGACATTGGGTATGTGCTTGTCTCATTgataaaatgtggataataatataataatattgtgaaaatgacttgAGACAAAGTCTGTACAACACAACATAGTGTTTGTCACATGGATGATGCTCAATGAATGGGAGACTCATTTGGATAGAACTTGGCaaaaactgatatttttgaaattacattTGGAGTATTTACAATATTCTAGTTGTGGATTAAATAAAAGTTTCTGTATActctatgtatattatatatagtatatagatgacaccacccttatggcagaaagtgaagaggaactcaaaattctcttgacgaaagtgaaagtggagagtgaaaaagttggcttaaagctcaacattcagaaaacgaagatcatggcatccggtcccaccacttcatgggaaataggtggggaaacagtggaaacagtggcagactttatttttctgggctccaaaatcactacaggtggtgactgcagccatgaaattaaaagacgcttactccttggaaggaaatttatgaccaatctagatagcatattcaaaagcagagacattacgttgccaacaaagattcgtctagtcaaggctatggtttttcctgtggtcatgtatggatgtgagagttggactgtgaagaaagctgagtgccaaagaattgatgcttttgaactgtggtgttggagaagactgttgagagccccttggactgcaaggagatccaaccattccattctgaaggagatcagccctgggatttctttggaaggaatgatgctaaagctgaaactccagtactttggccacctcatgggaagagttgactcattgcaaaagactctgatgctgggagggattgggggcaagaggaaaaggggacgacagaggatgagatggttggatggtatcactgactcgatggacatgagtctcagtgaactctgggagttggtgatggacagggaggcctggtgtgctgcaattcatggggtcgcaaagagccggatacgactgagcgactgatctgatctgatacagaaTAAAACTATGGAAAATGTTAATTGTTCTTATCGCTAGTTTGAAAATGACAACAGCTGATTTGTTTGGTTTCTTCACCCAATTCTTTTATCTCCCTCTCATGGTAgaaaggaacttttaaaaaatgcaatatgcACACACTTATGCCATGAGGAATTGTCAGAATGAGTAAGAAAGTGTTTGTTCATCCTATATCTACTTGCCCAAGTTCACTGTTACAAGGGACTTATTCATTTTAAGAATCTACTCATTCTAATTATTGAGCCAGGTAGAATAAAATTGAGGACTTGGGTTGGTGCTCTTCCTGGATATCATGTTGCAAGTAAATGAAGAAGACACAATTCATGTCACAGTCCAAGTAGGGCTGGACATAAAGTTCTTCCCCTAGAATACTTCACAGGCACACTGCAGACAATTCCTGAAGAAAAGACACTGTGATCCTATCCTTTCTCAATCTTCTTTATTCCCTCTGCTTTCTCCAAACAGGTGTG
This portion of the Bos taurus isolate L1 Dominette 01449 registration number 42190680 breed Hereford chromosome 15, ARS-UCD2.0, whole genome shotgun sequence genome encodes:
- the OR51F16 gene encoding olfactory receptor family 51 subfamily F member 16, whose protein sequence is MLSIGNATSPTFFLTGVPGLEDFHIWFSIPFCCLCVIALLGNTTVLYVVITNSSLQEPMYYFLSMLSTTDIGITISSLPTTLGVLWFNARVISLDACILQMFFLHGFTLMESSVLLAMAFDRFVAIRNPLRYAMILINSRIIKAGVVIFVRMLVNLMPLLLLLKRLSFCGPNVLSHSYCYHPDVIKCSCSSIKVNSICGLVALILTSGIDIPCIFLSYMLIIKSILSIASPEERRKAFGTCISHIGAVAIFYIPWVILALVHRFGHSAPPYVHTLMSNLHFLFPPVLNPIIYSVKTKQIRKAFYQLFPNTK